Proteins encoded within one genomic window of bacterium:
- the gmk gene encoding guanylate kinase, with translation MLSRKAFLLILSAPSGTGKTTLCRALLRHDSNLGYSVSATTRPRRGKEVDGEDYHFITDERFDNLIKESGFLEWEEVYGHRYGTLRSEIERSQSSGRDVILDLDVKGALHVRQVYPGSVAVFLLPPTIEELRHRLLTRGREGKELIEERLKEARSEIEKAREFDYVIVNDSLAESVHKLTAILEAERARSKRISEIKLNGG, from the coding sequence ATGTTGAGTAGAAAAGCGTTTCTCCTTATCCTGTCCGCGCCTTCAGGCACCGGCAAAACCACTCTTTGCAGGGCGCTCCTAAGGCACGATTCAAACCTCGGATACTCCGTATCGGCAACCACGAGACCGAGGCGCGGCAAGGAGGTGGACGGAGAAGATTACCATTTCATCACTGATGAGAGGTTTGATAATCTCATAAAAGAATCAGGGTTTCTCGAATGGGAGGAGGTTTACGGCCACCGATACGGGACTCTCCGTTCAGAGATAGAGAGAAGCCAGTCATCCGGGCGCGACGTTATCCTTGACCTTGACGTTAAGGGCGCCCTGCATGTCCGGCAGGTTTATCCCGGGAGTGTTGCTGTTTTCCTTCTTCCGCCTACAATCGAGGAACTAAGGCACAGACTACTGACAAGGGGAAGAGAGGGCAAGGAACTGATAGAGGAGAGGCTGAAGGAGGCTCGTTCGGAGATTGAGAAGGCCAGAGAGTTCGATTACGTCATAGTAAACGATTCTCTTGCCGAGAGCGTTCACAAACTAACGGCGATTCTTGAAGCCGAAAGAGCGCGCTCTAAGAGAATATCTGAAATTAAATTGAACGGAGGATAG
- a CDS encoding YicC family protein, translated as MITSMTGQGRAVSVIKPEGLRITVEARSVNHRYLDVAVKLPDQLAAFEDDIKQIVKQEIARGSINISVHIEESNGKHLTIDTQVLDEFTRILRELKKKMPVSGELSPEILFRLPGLIKEKPRDVDPSKIWKSVETLTRKALMDLVKMRKSEGRNLEADLKKRLSAIMKNLAAIKKRVPGRIREKKAKLIELIEGMQLEADRNRLLQEVLYFSERFDIHEECVRLENHARLFRETLNEKMSNGRRLNFTAQEMMKETNTIGSKANDTEITHFVISIKEEVEKMREQVQNVE; from the coding sequence ATGATAACGAGCATGACCGGTCAGGGAAGAGCCGTGAGTGTTATCAAGCCTGAAGGTCTGAGAATAACCGTGGAGGCACGGTCGGTAAATCACCGTTATCTCGACGTCGCTGTGAAGCTTCCCGACCAGCTTGCCGCATTCGAGGACGATATAAAGCAGATAGTCAAGCAAGAAATCGCGAGAGGATCCATAAACATATCCGTTCATATCGAAGAGTCCAACGGCAAACATCTTACCATCGATACGCAGGTGCTTGATGAGTTCACACGCATCCTTCGTGAACTAAAGAAGAAGATGCCTGTATCGGGCGAGCTCTCACCAGAGATTCTCTTCAGACTTCCAGGGCTCATCAAGGAAAAGCCGCGCGATGTTGATCCCTCAAAGATATGGAAAAGCGTGGAGACTCTCACTAGAAAAGCCTTAATGGACCTCGTTAAGATGCGCAAATCAGAGGGCCGCAATCTTGAAGCGGATTTGAAAAAGCGTCTTTCCGCAATCATGAAGAACCTTGCGGCTATAAAGAAACGGGTTCCAGGCAGGATACGTGAAAAAAAGGCAAAGCTTATTGAACTCATAGAAGGCATGCAGCTTGAAGCCGACCGCAACAGACTGCTGCAGGAGGTTCTCTACTTCTCGGAACGCTTCGACATCCACGAGGAATGCGTGAGGCTCGAAAATCACGCAAGACTATTCAGGGAGACCCTGAATGAAAAAATGTCGAACGGACGCAGACTCAACTTTACTGCACAGGAGATGATGAAGGAGACGAACACTATAGGCTCCAAGGCCAACGACACGGAGATCACTCACTTTGTCATCTCGATAAAGGAGGAGGTCGAAAAGATGAGGGAACAAGTCCAGAATGTTGAGTAG